CCGGCCTCGGTAGCCAAATCAGCCATCAGCGAGCATGTAAGCGGCGCCCATTCTGGCGGCTTCACGACCGCGGTGTCGCCCGCAGCCAGGCAAGGACCTACTTTCCACGTCGTCAGCATGAACGGCCCATTCCATGGCGTGATAAGCGCCGCGACGCCGGCGGGATCGAAGCGAATATGATTGACTACTTCAGGCGAGTCGATCGTCTCGTCGTTCAGCTTGAGCGCGCGATCGGCGAAGAACTGGATGTTGAGTGCCGCGCGCGGAACCATCCGCGTAGCGTTGCCGATCAGCAACGATCCGTTGTCCTCGGTTTCGACCGCCGCGATCTCTTTGCCATGATCGAGGATAGATTGTGCAAAGCGCTTAAGTATAGGATGACGGCCTTCGGGACCCAGCGACGCCCACTTAGGATATGCACGCCGCGCTGCGGCGACGGCCGCATCGATTTCGTCGCTGCTGCCCGCGCTCACATCGGCGAGATGCTTGCCGTCGATCGGCGAGCACACCTGGAACTTGTTCTTCGACTCGACGCGCTTGCCGTCGATGAAGTGATCGGTCGAGACACTTACTCCTGCTACTTTGGAACTTGCCATTAGTTATGACCTCCGAAGGTGATCCGCATCGCGATTAGCTATAGGTTCGGTTGATCAAGTGTTAGATGCAAGCGTGGCATCGCCATTTTGGGACTCAGCCCTCTTAAACTCTTCCATCATGCGCCTGAACTGTGCAATGCCGCCATCGGAAGACGTGGCAAGCATCCGATCGCCGTTCGATGCTTTGATATTCCTTTGCTGCGCCTCAATCATTACCCGGGTTTCGTTAAAGGCCTTGATACTTCCGCGAGCGTCGGATCGCCCATCCAGATCCAGGCAAGCGAATACCTATCGACAATCGGATACTGCTGCACGCGTGCCTGGGGCGGAAGTTTCATCTGACCGGGAATCTCGACGCATTTGCCCGACGGCGCGAACTTGAGTCCGTGGTACATGCATCGAAGGTCGTCGCCCTCGACGCGTCCCATCGAGAGCGGCGCGAAGCGATGGCAACAGCGATCCTGCAAGGCCGCCAGATCGCCGTCGCTCTTGCGGTAAATGACGATCGGCTCGTTAAGCATCGTGAGTGCAGTCGGGCGATCCTGGGCTAAGTCTCGGCTCCATCCGGCTGCGTACCAGCAATTGCGCACGAACATTGGGCTTCCTCGAATCGTCGAATTCGGTTGGCCGCTCCGCCGTTCGCGGCGGCGCAGGCTTCGATGTTCCCAGGCGGATCTAGCGCAAATATTGACTCCGGTCAAATCCGACTGTAGCCAATTCTCGCCGCGCGGCGCGAAGCAAAAGTAAGCCGTTTCGGCGAGTTTGACAAATCATTTTAACTCGTTGACTAT
This DNA window, taken from Candidatus Binatus sp., encodes the following:
- a CDS encoding Rieske 2Fe-2S domain-containing protein, translating into MFVRNCWYAAGWSRDLAQDRPTALTMLNEPIVIYRKSDGDLAALQDRCCHRFAPLSMGRVEGDDLRCMYHGLKFAPSGKCVEIPGQMKLPPQARVQQYPIVDRYSLAWIWMGDPTLAEVSRPLTKPG